GGTTCCGCCGCCTAAATAGATTGTTGACAATGCAGGACCTTGGGGGGCTATTGAAATCTCTCTATGAAGTAAATCTAAATATGCGTTAACGGAAGTTATCCCTGGACTACCTGGGACTTGAACGCTATCACCTATAGGGATAATGGAAAAATCACAGTAAAAACATCTTTTATGGCAAAAGGGTATATGCAAATATGCACTTCTTGGTGGGGCTACCATTTGAGCTCTAGATTTACAAACCCAAATAAATGGTCACTTTTACAATCCAAATCTTTGAAAATAAATAAAGCTTTAGTAAAAAACGAGAAGCAAGCATAACCTGAACATATGGCAGACATAGTTATTCTGGTTTTGTTTCTTATTTCCGGTGCAATCACCGGATGGATTGGGGTGAATTGGCTACCTGAAGAGACTTTAGATCATATTACTAATCTTAAAAATTTAAAAATTGCTCTATCAGGATTAACCGCTCTTGTAGGTCTTTTAATAGCTTTCCTTTTTCAGCAATTTAGAAATAAATTAACTAAAAGAATAAGAACTATGCCAACAGACCTACTAGTTAGTAGATCTGTTGGCATAGTTCTTGGACTTGTCATAGCAACACTTTTATTAGTACCTGTACTCCTTTTACCTTTACCCGCTGAATTATTTTTTGTAAAACCTATTTTTGCTGTACTTAGCAACATTTTTTTTGGAGTACTTGGTTATAACCTTGCCGATGTTCATGGAAGAACAGTTTTACGTCTTTTCAATCCAAGTAGCACTGAGTCTTTGTTAATGGCAGATGGAATTCTAACTCCAGCCAGTGCGAAAGTTTTAGATACAAGCGTAATAATTGATGGTCGCATTCAGGCTCTTCTCAGATTTGGACTAATAGAAGGGCAAATAATCGTAGCCCAATCAGTAATGGATGAGCTTCAAAAACTAGCTGACTCAAGTAACAATGAAAAACGAGGGAAAGGAAGGAGAGGGCTAAAATTACTGAATCAATTAAGAGAAAATTACGGAAGAAGATTAGTTATCAATAGTACAAAA
This is a stretch of genomic DNA from Prochlorococcus marinus str. MIT 0912. It encodes these proteins:
- a CDS encoding PIN/TRAM domain-containing protein: MADIVILVLFLISGAITGWIGVNWLPEETLDHITNLKNLKIALSGLTALVGLLIAFLFQQFRNKLTKRIRTMPTDLLVSRSVGIVLGLVIATLLLVPVLLLPLPAELFFVKPIFAVLSNIFFGVLGYNLADVHGRTVLRLFNPSSTESLLMADGILTPASAKVLDTSVIIDGRIQALLRFGLIEGQIIVAQSVMDELQKLADSSNNEKRGKGRRGLKLLNQLRENYGRRLVINSTKYEGEGTDEILLKLTSDISGILITIDYNLSQVALVQEIKVLNLSDLVLAVRPEVQPGEKLNLKVVREGKENSQGIAYLEDGTMVVIEEGLQWIGKRIEVVVTGALQTPTGRMVFSKASNDQPPNKFEKTKASQG